From the Luteolibacter flavescens genome, one window contains:
- the tnpB gene encoding IS66 family insertion sequence element accessory protein TnpB (TnpB, as the term is used for proteins encoded by IS66 family insertion elements, is considered an accessory protein, since TnpC, encoded by a neighboring gene, is a DDE family transposase.), with protein MLSFSGSLKVFVAVEPCDMRKSFHGLHDAVTGKLKEDPKGGAVFAFTNRRRTILKLLYFDGSGLWVLAKRLERGAFSWPKGADVRDGKLRLSSTALALLLDGIDMRDGCKRPWYELP; from the coding sequence ATGCTGAGCTTTTCCGGCAGCCTCAAGGTCTTTGTCGCCGTGGAGCCCTGCGACATGCGCAAGTCGTTCCATGGTCTCCACGACGCGGTGACGGGCAAACTCAAGGAAGACCCGAAGGGTGGCGCGGTCTTTGCCTTCACCAACCGGCGTCGCACGATCCTCAAGCTGCTCTACTTCGACGGGAGCGGCCTGTGGGTTTTGGCAAAACGGCTGGAACGCGGGGCCTTCTCCTGGCCGAAAGGGGCGGATGTCCGGGACGGGAAGCTGAGGCTGAGTTCCACCGCTTTGGCCCTGCTGCTCGACGGCATCGACATGCGCGACGGCTGCAAGCGGCCATGGTATGAGCTGCCCTGA